The following nucleotide sequence is from Malania oleifera isolate guangnan ecotype guangnan chromosome 4, ASM2987363v1, whole genome shotgun sequence.
attttCAGCATGAACTAGATCTGCACTTCCTACGAACATCGAAGGCTTCAACCtggtgaactgatcaatggagcatcccatctcagATGTGAGACGGTCCTGTCCCCTATTCgttcgcaccacctcagccataagctgttaTGCGAAATTCCGTAATACACTCATAGAGTCACTATCAGCCTCATGGctagcaccctcactactactgcctcctaTGTTGGCAGTAATGTCCCTGGATTCTACCTGAAagctaaaaaaatgaaaatccattAGAAGGGTAAAAGCTTAAATATCAACTAATACTATTTTACTATAGACTCAGTcccctaaaatcatattttcaatattgatgtactccattaatttaacatcatcattctaactcaaattCTGCCTTTCTACTTGGAAACAACACTATCAATAGATTGCTGTGATTTTCTAAACACTTCGAAtgatctagaaaaacatagaagtctgcCAAGGGAATTCCGTCTTCAggcatacaaaaaaaaaaaaaaacccgaggTCTTATCCACGTCCTATACTCTAATATATTCTAGACTACAGAACTAGAAAATTCTTAATTCtgaacatatccctaaccagacAGTATGATTTAAATGACACTTCCGACTGgttaagggctctgataccaactgtaatgactCAACCCTTTAAACGGACCCAGGTTGCCAACCTATATAGATAataacctgtacctgatagacaTACATGAACAAaccaccctaaacagggacatataagtgtaaatcatacaaaaatgggATATAAATGTCGCAGAAAGACATAAATATCCATCGGGATTTTACTAGGTATATACCAGAGTCTACCAACTGTATTATTAAATTCTCAAATATCTAACTTAATACATAAGTCAGTatttacaacctccaaaaagatgcttctaactaagtttattacataacTGAATACTTACACAATTAAACCAAAAACCACCCTCCTagttttgaaacatttggagacCACATGCCAAAACCCGTATTTTTaccaaaactgtaaaatcatgaaACCTGACATTTCCACCTGGTGAAATTTAGTAAAATAGTagtcaaatcaatcatatgaatGTAAACTATTTTTTTAGCGATTTAGTTTTACGAAATAACTGctgtaatcaatttccccttatCTTAAACCTGAAACCGAAACACGAATGAACTGATCGAAAACAACGACTCggggtccccaaaacctaaaaaacgAAGAACAATAATTCAATATAATTTCTTATACTACTGATCTACCGAATCGAAATTGAATTTagactcttacctcaattttagggaaaatcccgAAATTCCACAAacaaagatccgttccacaataatcgtagagattctcctcctgaccCACATGGTAATGACGGATCATGGATTCCAGTAATAGATGGCGCGaaatccgagagagagagagagagagagagagagagagagagagagagagagagagagagagagagaaaatgagggtttataaaataaaacctaactCAGTCTTTAAGTAATCTTAATAAATATCTCcttcaagatatttatatataaatatctcaaaatatctcctttcaaaatatcttctccaaaatatctctttatttatttattatttatttatttagtattaattatttatttatttaattatttattttacttttgggTGGGTTActacatataaatatttatatcattataatatattattattattattattattattattattatataatttaattaataataattatttaattaattactttttatttttttattttttattttttctacttactttaacttaacttatgtcatatatatataatcaccattttacttaacttaattaattcaaattaataatgtttaactagttaattactaataaataaatttagtttaattcaatttttttactattccctttatttgtttatttaatgcattaatttaataatgtttaactaattaattgattaataatttcaattaattaataatgtttttcTTTACGGGTTATTACAATGCAAGTATTAAACATGAAAAATGATCATGCAAATGCACTAAATTCAAGGAAAAAAGATCTTAAAAGCAttctcaaatttttaaatttttctaaaattttttggaCTATACTAAGACTTTTCtacaattttctaaaatttttagggAATTTTCcaatttcatttattattgtattttttttcacttttttggCCCCCTTAGTAGAAAAATGAGTCAAagaatcattttttttatttattttttataatttttcatttttttactatttttcctaatttttaaaattaagaataAATTTTAACAACAAATAAAAACAGAAAACCACAGATATTTAGGAGGTCACATCGATTCAATTGGTTTGACTTGAGTCAATTCAAGTTGACCTCATTCAAGAAAGAGAGGGGGGAAATGGGACTAGGTTGCCATGTGTCAGCCATTTGCAACGACACATAGTAGCATGTAGTGTTATTTAttgagttatttatttattttgaaattcaagAGTTGACGCATGGCAAGGTGACTCGCCACATGACAGAAGGGGATGAGTTTAGGGAGGTTAGAAACAAATCACTGACACGACAATGATCCAGTTGTCCAAAAAAAAAGCACAGTTTAGACAGTTTGGATTGCATCATGCTATTTCTCAAATGTGCGGTTCTGGGGTGTCACATGTCACTATCCGTATGGTGACACGTTTCccattaaatttattatttattttaaaattttaatattcacattttttttcttatttccttatccttttcttttcttcttttttcttttttttcttttttacttcttttccttcttttaaatttaattttactaTAACATCAAACCTTTATTCAAATAAACATGTAGTACAATTATAGAGAAATGGAGGTAAAGGTAAATAAACCTTTAGAAATTTGACAGATTAGTTTTTGTTTCTTATTCCCATAATTAGAAACACCCACACAGCCTGATATCAGCCATCTTTTCACTCAATTCCAAAAGTTTATAAAATCTCAAATATAGATCATATAAAAGTAAAGCCTATCATCATCATCAGCCCATTGAATTACTCACAAATTTGGATGATATGAGAGGATGGCATCACGTGATTTTTCCTTGGCTGCACGTGGTTATTATTTGGGAAATGTTCCCTATAAATAGCCCTACAGGCTGATGAACTTTTGAATAAAAAACAATATGCAATCCCATAAGATCTTAGTATCGTATAGCTAGCTAGCGTTTTATTTACTTACTGCTCATCCCTAAAATGGAGAAAAAGCAACAGCCATCTCTCGCAGTGATGAACTACTCCCAGCAACCAGCTGGGAGTGCTGTAGTTCGTCCGCTGGCTGATTTTCCTGCCCCCTCCGTGTGGGCCTCTCGGTTCATCTCTTTCTCTCCCGATAACTCGGTAAACATCAACAGATTCAAGTCTGTATTTTTCGCTTCGGTTTTTTGTCCCATCGTGGTCCTAGGCTCCGATTGGAACTTCCAGTTCCAGAACAGGCGGCTGGACGCTGTTTCGCCGTGCTGGATGCGTCGGATCCCGCAAAATAGGGCTACAGCAAGAAAGCTTTCCCCTGTTAAAAATCTTAATCATTGTTGTAGTGTAAAAATCCCGACGAACACGGGTTTTGGGTCTTTCATTTGATTAATGTTTATGATTCGAAACTGAATTCTAAATTAACCTATGTATTCGATCTATTCAGTTGGAAAACATGTTAGATAAGTTTGTTGGAGTTACATTGCTTATGCGTCTTGATTTTTCAAAACATAATGTTTCTAGCTTAAAAGGTTagttaatattaataataatgatgaatGTTGTCTATATATCTTGGACATGCGTGAATATACATAGTCaaatatgtgtgtgagtgtgtgtgtgtgtgtgtgaagtagataatttaatttaattttgcaGAAGCGGGAATGGTACGGAAGGCAGATAGAAGGGTTGAAAGAAGAAGTGAGGAGAATGGTGATGGAGAGAGAGGGCAACATGGTAGACAAAGTGAAGTTGATCAATGCACTCCAGCGCCTAGGAGTGTCCTACCACTTTGAGAAAGAGATTGAGGATCAGCTTCAACTCATTTTTGCTGCCTGCACTACTACTACTGCTGCTGCtggtcattttaattttaatggcGATGATTTGGACAACACTTCACTACTCTTTCGTGTGCTTAGGCAGAATGGTTTTAACTTGTCTTCAAGTAAGTAGTCTCCTCATTAATCTGTGTGTGtgtctgtctgtctgtctgtGTCTGTGTTGTGTTTTATGTATGCATCCTATGTTATCTACGCATAGGAAATCAAAAGAAAAACACATGCAGTCACTAATGGTACTTCTAAAATTTTCAGATGTGTTCAAGAAATTCAAGGGCAGTGATGGGAAGTTCAAGAAAGAACTAACGAATGATGTGAGAGGAATGCTGAGCTTATACGAAGCAGCGCATTTGGGGATTCAAGGAGAAGACATTCTGGAGGAAGCTGTGGGTTTCGTAAGTGGTCACTTGGAGGAGTGCATGAAGAGTGGAATACTAGCAGGGCAACCTCAGCTGGAAAAACACGTGAAGCATGCACTAGAGCGGCCGCTACACAAGACTATCACAAGGCTGGAGGCCTCCCACTTCATCTCTCTCTACGGACAAGATGAGTCTAGGAATGAAACATTGTTGAAATTCGCAGTGCTGGATTTCAACATGTTGCAGATACAACACCAAGAAGAACTCTGTCACATCTCCAAGTAAGTtcccaaagaaagagagagagtccCAATATTTAGAGTGTGATACTACTTTTACATGAGACACTTAACGAGTAGGTTCACTCATAATAAGCATGATGTTAAATGAAGTGTGACTCACTTGCTCAATGCTCGATCAAGAGAGAGTCCCAATAATTAAAGtttgaaatttctgtatttgTGTACTTGTGCAAATTATAGGGGAGACTTGTCCCTTGATGTTGTCCTTCCACCTATTGCTTTTAGATTTTGACACTTCTATGATGGTGTTCTCGCACAAATGACAAAGGAGACTTGCTCCTTGATGTTGTCCTTGCACTTAACTACTGCCATTATATGAGTCATATAGCAAGCGGATCTCACTCATGATAAGCATGATATTAAAAGAAGTAAGAGTCACAGTTTAGAGAGAGAGtgccaataattaattaaagtTTGGGACTTTCTATATTTATGTTCTCATGCAAATTAAAAAGAAGACTTGCCCCTTGATGCTGTCCTTGCACCTACTACTTTGATATGAGACATGTAGCGAGTCACCCCCACTCTATGCAATAGGCACAAGCATGGGATAGGTCCCCCTTTCCCCTCATAGTTTTTTATAATCTTAGATTTGAATCAAGATGGTAGTAGAATGATTATGGAATAAGAGTTTAGCTACCTATCTAGTAAGGCAATGCATGGGCCTCCAATGTGGAGACAGAGAGTACTCGTATGAGATTTGGAACTTGTCAATCATAGTTAGGTATCATGTTAGTGTTTGGACCCATTAAAGTAGTATGGATTAGCAACTTTGTtccctagttttttttttttttttctcactaaaaaaataaataaataagaaaggacgAATTTCTTATTTCATTACTTGTTAGTTTTGGAATTTCAATACTGAACTCCCTACACTAAAATGCTATATTAATAACTCACACAAGTGAAAATCATGTATTGGTGTATATTGAGAGAATTATGCCACTTCAATAGATCTAAAgactaacttgtacaaatttctATGATGAATGGGTGAATTCGCAAATCTCATGAGAAAAAAATTGCTTCTcctaaaaaaattacaaaaaaaactACATGACTTCAAGACAAACAGAGCCTAATATAGGGTGTGGGTTGCTGTAGGTGGTGGGAGGATTTGGAGTTTTCAAAGAAGCTGCCCTACGCGAGGAATAGAGTGGTGGAATGCTACTTTTGGGTAGTTGGTGCATATTATGAGCCTCATTTCTCCCTTGCGCGACTCATCCTCACCAAAGTTGCTACCTTGGCCACCATTTTGGACGACACCTATGATGCTTATGGCACCATTGATGAACTCCAACTTTACACCAATGCCATTCAGAGGTACCCaccttcatctttcttttattttctcttctcttcaTTAAGTGGGTATCAATTTATTTATATGGCTAAATTGTGTAATGAT
It contains:
- the LOC131154000 gene encoding valerianol synthase TPS1G-like, whose amino-acid sequence is MEKKQQPSLAVMNYSQQPAGSAVVRPLADFPAPSVWASRFISFSPDNSKREWYGRQIEGLKEEVRRMVMEREGNMVDKVKLINALQRLGVSYHFEKEIEDQLQLIFAACTTTTAAAGHFNFNGDDLDNTSLLFRVLRQNGFNLSSNVFKKFKGSDGKFKKELTNDVRGMLSLYEAAHLGIQGEDILEEAVGFVSGHLEECMKSGILAGQPQLEKHVKHALERPLHKTITRLEASHFISLYGQDESRNETLLKFAVLDFNMLQIQHQEELCHISKWWEDLEFSKKLPYARNRVVECYFWVVGAYYEPHFSLARLILTKVATLATILDDTYDAYGTIDELQLYTNAIQRWEVDAIDGLPDYMKFSYRALLNLYKEFEEEMDKQGRSYSVHHTIEAVKEEGAKGNVEAKG